In bacterium, a single genomic region encodes these proteins:
- a CDS encoding helix-turn-helix domain-containing protein, protein MIDNISDILDKDFYDIDAGKIYANMVNRVEKIVITKALERSCGNQVEASKILGLHRNTLHSKIKKFNIDIMKFKK, encoded by the coding sequence ATGATAGACAATATTTCTGATATATTGGATAAAGATTTTTATGATATAGACGCTGGCAAGATATATGCCAACATGGTCAACCGTGTTGAAAAAATAGTTATAACAAAAGCACTTGAGCGTTCATGCGGCAACCAGGTTGAGGCATCAAAGATACTCGGGCTACACCGCAATACTTTACATAGTAAGATAAAGAAGTTTAATATAGACATAATGAAATTTAAAAAATGA
- the gltB gene encoding glutamate synthase large subunit: protein MNSRSFPVKQGLYDPWFEHDSCGVGFVCNINGEKSHDIVSKGIEVLERLSHRGAVGADPETGDGAGILIQIPHKFLLQQCKENDILLPKFGHYGTGLVFLPTDNKEKNFCINLFKKTVNEEGQKFLGWRNLPVDSSVIGESAKKTMPFISQVFIGRNKNLKTQATFERKLYIIRKQIENIIRSSSLKQKSCFYITNLSSKTLSYKGLLKPSQLRDFFPDLKNKTIESSLCLVHSRYSTNTFPTWDLSQPFRFLAHNGEINTLRGNINWIRARERLLVNELFGTDIEKLKPVIVEGGSDSAAIDNVFELLALSGRPLEHAMMMLIPEAWEHNDFLNKELEDFYKYHACFMEPWDGPAAIAFTDGKNIGAILDRNGLRPARYIVTKNDFVVMASEVGVLNIDPEDIKTSGRLEPGKIFLIDTQSGRIVQDCEIKKKVSMSSPYGKWNTANMVNLDKLITSGTGNKKSEDIMSQLKAFGYSREDLKMIIKPMAEDGKEPTGSMGNDTPHAFLSKKPQILYNYFKQLFAQVTNPAIDSIREKLVMSLESFVGPEKNILEETPEHSHKLTVKNPILTNDEFEKIRDISINGFTSKTLYTFFNAADGQEGFRLTLERICFEAEYAIEKGYSFIVLSDRGTNKDNIALPMLLATSTIHQHLVRKNIRSQVAIIIESAEPREVHHFALLFGYGADCINPYLAYETIEYLIEQKEINVDIKKALANYNQALRNGILKILSKMGISTLRSYRGAQIFEALGLDNELIEKFFTGTVSRIGGVGLEGIADETIERHKFAYPKRGMTAPYLASGGIYQWKKDGEFHLWNPESIAALQDATCNNDYALYKEFANMINDQSKNPTTLRGLLKFKKGKPISIDKVEPARKIMKRFATGAMSFGSISKKAHETIAIAMNRIGGKSNTGEGGEDPNRFIKLPNGDSKRSAIKQVASGRFGVTINYLVNADEIQIKISQGAKPGEGGQLPGHKVSEIIARTRYTTPGVTLISPPPHHDIYSIEDLAQLIFDLKNANPKARVSVKLVSEIGIGTIAAGVAKGHADMILISGADGGTGASPKSSIRYAGLPWELGLSETHQTLLLNNLRSGVRLQTDGQMRTGHDVAIAALLGAEEYGFCTAVLITSGCVMLRHCHLNNCSVGVATQDDILQKRFRGKPEYIVNYFNFITHELREIMANLGIKTINEMIGRTDLLEVNKDIIPVKAKGIDYSQMLYKPELPPNVGRYCTSKQKNELDSVLDRKLIRMCKNTFEKNEPTNISLLIKNTDRTTGAMLSGEICKRCGDGTLLEDTITCKFKGTAGQSFGAFLAKGITFELEGMTNDYVGKGISGGKIIIYPDRKADYTPDENVIVGNTTFYGAISGEAYICGIAGERFCVRNSGLYAVVEGVGDHGCEYMTGGRIIVLGKTGRNFAAGMSGGIAYIYDEDKTFKNKCNKNMVKLEKIEESDKDTICKLLNNHFKYTKSKKAKRIIKNIDNELKKFVKVMPMEYRRILEKVKIEEKLELTEELDG from the coding sequence ATGAATTCCAGATCTTTTCCTGTTAAACAGGGATTATATGACCCGTGGTTTGAGCACGACAGTTGTGGTGTGGGATTTGTCTGCAATATAAACGGGGAAAAATCGCATGATATTGTAAGTAAAGGCATCGAGGTTCTTGAAAGATTAAGTCACAGAGGCGCCGTTGGAGCTGATCCCGAAACGGGAGATGGCGCAGGCATATTGATACAAATACCCCATAAATTCTTACTGCAACAATGTAAAGAAAACGATATTCTATTGCCCAAATTCGGACATTATGGAACAGGATTGGTTTTCCTACCTACCGATAATAAAGAAAAAAACTTCTGCATTAATCTATTCAAAAAAACTGTTAATGAAGAGGGGCAAAAATTTCTCGGCTGGCGTAATCTCCCTGTAGATAGTTCGGTGATAGGAGAAAGCGCAAAAAAAACCATGCCGTTTATTTCTCAAGTCTTTATTGGAAGAAATAAAAACTTAAAGACTCAGGCTACATTTGAGAGAAAACTCTATATCATTAGAAAACAAATTGAGAATATTATCCGCTCATCTTCCTTAAAGCAAAAATCCTGCTTTTATATTACAAATTTATCATCCAAAACCCTAAGTTATAAAGGATTATTAAAACCTTCCCAATTAAGAGATTTTTTCCCTGACCTAAAGAATAAAACTATAGAAAGTTCTTTATGTCTGGTTCATTCACGATACAGCACAAACACCTTCCCTACTTGGGATCTATCACAACCATTCAGGTTCTTAGCTCATAATGGAGAGATAAACACCTTGCGCGGAAACATAAATTGGATCAGAGCAAGAGAACGGCTTCTTGTAAACGAATTATTCGGCACGGATATAGAAAAATTAAAACCAGTTATTGTTGAAGGAGGCAGTGACTCGGCAGCTATTGATAACGTCTTTGAACTGCTAGCGTTGTCAGGCAGACCTCTTGAGCATGCAATGATGATGCTTATTCCTGAAGCTTGGGAGCACAACGATTTTTTAAATAAAGAACTTGAAGATTTTTATAAATACCATGCCTGCTTTATGGAGCCATGGGACGGTCCGGCTGCAATAGCGTTTACAGATGGAAAAAATATCGGAGCAATACTAGACAGAAACGGACTTAGACCTGCGCGTTATATTGTAACCAAGAATGATTTTGTGGTAATGGCATCAGAGGTCGGAGTTCTCAATATAGACCCTGAAGATATTAAGACCTCAGGAAGACTTGAGCCGGGTAAAATATTCCTTATTGATACCCAATCCGGACGCATAGTGCAAGATTGTGAAATTAAAAAGAAAGTCTCTATGTCTTCTCCTTATGGTAAGTGGAATACTGCGAATATGGTTAACCTCGATAAACTTATTACCAGCGGCACAGGTAATAAAAAATCTGAAGATATCATGTCTCAACTAAAAGCCTTCGGTTATTCCAGAGAAGATTTAAAAATGATTATAAAACCTATGGCAGAAGACGGCAAAGAACCTACTGGTTCCATGGGGAATGATACTCCTCACGCATTTTTATCAAAAAAACCTCAAATCCTTTATAACTATTTCAAACAACTTTTCGCGCAAGTAACAAATCCTGCCATAGACTCAATAAGAGAAAAACTTGTTATGAGTCTGGAAAGTTTTGTTGGACCTGAGAAAAACATCTTAGAGGAAACACCGGAACATAGCCATAAACTTACGGTAAAAAATCCAATACTAACAAACGACGAGTTTGAAAAGATTCGCGATATAAGCATAAACGGGTTCACATCAAAGACACTCTATACTTTCTTCAATGCGGCAGACGGTCAGGAGGGATTTAGGCTTACTTTAGAAAGGATTTGCTTTGAAGCAGAATATGCTATTGAAAAGGGATATTCTTTTATCGTACTCAGTGACAGAGGAACAAACAAAGATAATATAGCTTTACCAATGCTTTTGGCTACAAGCACCATTCATCAACACCTTGTAAGAAAAAATATACGTTCGCAGGTCGCAATTATAATCGAAAGCGCAGAACCACGGGAAGTACATCATTTTGCGCTCCTTTTCGGTTACGGCGCAGATTGTATAAACCCATACCTTGCATATGAAACAATAGAATATCTCATAGAACAAAAGGAGATTAACGTAGATATTAAAAAAGCGCTTGCAAATTACAACCAAGCACTAAGAAACGGCATATTAAAAATACTATCCAAGATGGGAATATCCACCTTAAGAAGTTATAGAGGCGCGCAGATATTTGAAGCATTGGGTTTGGATAACGAGCTTATAGAAAAGTTTTTTACCGGGACAGTATCGAGAATAGGAGGGGTAGGACTTGAAGGCATAGCAGACGAAACCATAGAAAGACATAAATTCGCCTATCCTAAAAGAGGTATGACAGCCCCCTATCTGGCAAGCGGCGGAATATACCAATGGAAAAAAGATGGAGAATTTCACCTTTGGAACCCTGAGAGTATCGCTGCGCTGCAGGATGCTACGTGCAATAATGACTATGCTCTATACAAAGAATTTGCAAATATGATCAATGACCAATCAAAAAACCCTACGACTTTGAGGGGACTGCTTAAATTTAAAAAAGGAAAACCAATTTCTATTGATAAAGTTGAACCTGCCCGAAAGATAATGAAACGTTTCGCAACAGGAGCAATGAGCTTCGGCTCAATCTCCAAAAAAGCGCATGAAACAATCGCAATTGCCATGAACAGAATTGGGGGGAAATCCAATACCGGTGAAGGCGGTGAAGACCCTAATAGATTTATAAAATTACCAAATGGAGATTCCAAACGAAGCGCTATAAAGCAAGTTGCTTCCGGTAGATTCGGAGTTACTATTAATTATTTGGTAAATGCAGACGAGATTCAAATAAAAATTTCCCAAGGAGCAAAACCGGGTGAAGGCGGCCAACTTCCCGGACATAAAGTAAGTGAAATTATTGCAAGAACGCGCTATACAACTCCGGGCGTTACTTTAATATCACCACCTCCACATCATGATATATATTCAATTGAAGACCTTGCCCAACTAATATTTGATTTAAAAAACGCTAACCCCAAAGCGCGCGTGAGTGTAAAATTAGTTTCTGAAATAGGAATAGGGACTATTGCTGCAGGAGTTGCAAAAGGTCATGCAGATATGATTCTTATCTCCGGCGCTGACGGAGGAACTGGAGCATCTCCTAAAAGCTCTATAAGATATGCAGGGCTTCCTTGGGAATTAGGACTTTCAGAAACACACCAGACCCTTTTACTTAACAACCTGCGTTCCGGAGTTCGTCTGCAAACTGATGGGCAAATGCGAACAGGTCATGATGTTGCGATTGCAGCGCTTTTAGGCGCCGAGGAATACGGGTTTTGCACAGCCGTACTCATTACATCAGGATGCGTTATGTTAAGGCACTGCCACTTAAATAATTGTTCCGTCGGAGTAGCCACACAGGATGATATTTTACAAAAAAGATTTAGAGGAAAACCTGAATATATAGTTAACTATTTCAATTTTATAACACACGAGCTTCGCGAAATAATGGCAAATCTTGGCATAAAAACTATAAACGAAATGATAGGCAGAACAGACCTTCTTGAAGTTAATAAAGATATAATTCCTGTTAAAGCAAAAGGGATAGATTATTCACAAATGCTTTATAAACCCGAGCTTCCCCCTAATGTAGGACGATACTGCACATCAAAACAGAAAAACGAGCTTGATTCTGTATTAGACAGAAAACTAATAAGGATGTGTAAAAACACTTTTGAGAAAAATGAACCGACAAATATTTCGCTTTTAATCAAAAATACAGACCGAACAACAGGCGCAATGTTAAGCGGAGAAATATGCAAAAGATGCGGTGATGGAACGCTTTTAGAGGATACTATTACCTGCAAGTTCAAAGGCACGGCAGGGCAAAGTTTCGGAGCATTCCTTGCAAAAGGCATTACATTTGAACTGGAAGGCATGACTAACGACTATGTAGGTAAAGGCATTTCCGGCGGAAAAATTATCATCTATCCTGACAGAAAAGCAGACTACACTCCCGACGAGAATGTAATTGTAGGAAATACCACCTTCTACGGGGCTATATCAGGCGAAGCATATATATGTGGCATTGCAGGGGAAAGATTCTGCGTAAGAAATTCCGGACTTTATGCTGTTGTAGAGGGCGTTGGCGACCATGGTTGCGAATATATGACAGGCGGAAGAATAATAGTTCTTGGAAAAACCGGAAGAAATTTTGCGGCAGGAATGTCAGGCGGGATAGCATATATATATGATGAAGATAAAACTTTCAAAAACAAATGCAACAAGAATATGGTCAAATTAGAAAAAATAGAAGAAAGCGATAAAGACACAATATGTAAATTACTTAACAACCACTTTAAATATACGAAAAGCAAGAAAGCAAAAAGAATTATAAAAAATATAGACAATGAATTGAAAAAATTCGTTAAGGTCATGCCGATGGAATATCGGCGTATCTTAGAAAAAGTAAAGATAGAAGAGAAACTAGAATTGACGGAGGAATTAGATGGGTGA
- a CDS encoding glutamate synthase subunit beta, with product MGDPRGFLKISRQTGEYREVSRRLQDFKHVAKLRSEKKSKEQASRCMDCGTPFCHWNCPIGNYIPEWNDYMFHSNWQAAFALLNSTNNMPEITGRICPAICEYACVLGLNDEAVTIRENELAIIEFAFKNKLIKPHIPKERTGKKIAVIGSGPAGLSCAAQLNSTGHSVIVFEKDKKPGGILRYGIPDFKLEKNLIDRRIDIWKKEGITFKTGIDVGKDYSVKKLLKDFDAICLAGGSRIPNDLNIKGRNLKGIYFAMDYLIQSNKLASGEKISPNEVINTKGKKVIVLGGGDTGADCIGIAHRQSASSVVQIEVMPKPPKCRNEEHPWPNYPLILKTSSSHEEGGQRHWEILTKYFIGNKGLVKKLECVKVEFAKEKGNNCPVMKEVAGSNFEIEADLVILAVGFSHPQHSGLLSELKVELDKRGNVKTSDNFMTSVDKIFCAGDMRRGQSLVVWAISEGRRCAHSIDKNLMGESNLASM from the coding sequence ATGGGTGATCCAAGAGGTTTCTTGAAAATATCCAGACAAACGGGAGAATACAGAGAAGTATCTAGGCGTCTCCAAGACTTTAAACATGTTGCAAAGTTGCGATCTGAAAAAAAGTCAAAAGAACAAGCTTCGCGATGCATGGACTGCGGAACTCCCTTTTGCCATTGGAATTGCCCAATAGGCAACTATATTCCTGAATGGAATGATTATATGTTCCATAGCAATTGGCAAGCTGCATTCGCTTTATTAAACTCGACAAATAATATGCCTGAGATAACAGGAAGGATTTGTCCCGCCATCTGCGAGTATGCGTGCGTATTAGGATTGAATGATGAAGCTGTAACCATACGCGAAAATGAACTTGCTATTATAGAATTTGCGTTTAAAAACAAATTAATAAAACCCCATATCCCCAAAGAAAGAACCGGTAAAAAAATAGCCGTTATAGGTTCGGGTCCGGCAGGATTATCCTGCGCCGCGCAACTTAACAGCACAGGTCATAGTGTCATAGTTTTTGAAAAAGATAAGAAACCGGGAGGAATCCTACGCTACGGCATACCTGATTTTAAACTTGAAAAAAACCTTATAGACAGGCGTATTGATATATGGAAGAAAGAGGGCATTACTTTTAAAACAGGGATAGATGTTGGTAAAGATTATTCTGTAAAAAAACTTCTAAAAGATTTTGATGCCATATGCCTGGCAGGCGGGTCAAGAATTCCCAACGACCTTAACATTAAAGGAAGAAATCTAAAAGGTATATATTTTGCAATGGATTATCTAATCCAATCAAACAAGCTCGCATCAGGTGAAAAAATATCACCAAATGAGGTCATAAACACTAAAGGCAAAAAAGTAATTGTTCTAGGTGGAGGCGACACGGGGGCAGACTGTATCGGAATAGCGCATAGACAATCAGCTTCAAGTGTTGTACAAATAGAAGTCATGCCAAAACCGCCAAAATGCCGCAACGAAGAACATCCCTGGCCCAACTATCCTTTAATCCTAAAGACCTCATCCAGCCACGAAGAAGGTGGCCAGCGCCATTGGGAAATACTCACGAAATATTTTATTGGAAATAAGGGGTTAGTAAAGAAGCTTGAATGCGTAAAGGTCGAATTTGCAAAAGAAAAAGGTAATAATTGTCCTGTTATGAAGGAAGTTGCAGGAAGTAATTTTGAAATTGAGGCAGACCTTGTTATTTTAGCTGTCGGATTTTCACACCCCCAACATTCAGGTTTGCTCAGCGAACTAAAAGTAGAACTTGATAAGCGTGGGAATGTAAAAACTAGCGATAACTTTATGACTTCCGTTGACAAGATATTCTGCGCAGGTGACATGAGAAGAGGCCAGTCACTTGTAGTATGGGCTATATCTGAAGGACGACGTTGCGCCCATTCTATTGATAAAAATCTGATGGGAGAAAGCAATCTGGCTTCTATGTAA
- the nadE gene encoding NAD(+) synthase has translation MSLSQEISNWIEKQVKNANKKGIVLGLSGGIDSSVVAVLSKKALGDNVLGLLLPCNSSNIDERLATELANTSNIKTRKIDSSGLFNQLININPKANDLAKANLKPRLRMLILYYFANSLDYLVAGTGNKSEIMTGYFTKHGDGGCDVLPLGGLLKTEVKSLARELNLPSEIIKRPPTAGLWEGQTDESEMAITYKDLDKCLIAIESKTFKNLKESDLKRVRLMIKKSHHKRKRIPMFYF, from the coding sequence TATTGTTTTAGGACTGAGCGGGGGAATTGATTCTTCGGTAGTAGCGGTTTTATCGAAGAAAGCATTAGGCGATAATGTTCTCGGGTTACTCCTTCCCTGTAATAGTTCCAACATAGACGAGAGGTTGGCAACGGAACTTGCAAACACATCCAACATAAAAACCAGGAAGATAGATTCGTCCGGCCTCTTTAATCAGCTAATTAATATAAATCCCAAAGCAAATGACCTGGCTAAAGCCAATTTGAAACCCAGGTTGAGAATGCTGATTTTGTATTATTTTGCTAACTCATTGGATTATTTAGTAGCAGGTACCGGAAACAAAAGCGAGATAATGACAGGTTACTTTACCAAACACGGTGATGGAGGCTGTGATGTTTTGCCTTTGGGAGGATTATTGAAAACAGAAGTGAAAAGTTTAGCAAGAGAGTTGAATCTTCCATCTGAAATTATAAAAAGACCGCCAACTGCGGGGCTTTGGGAAGGGCAAACAGATGAATCCGAAATGGCTATAACTTATAAAGATTTAGATAAATGTCTTATAGCAATTGAAAGTAAAACTTTTAAAAATCTTAAAGAATCGGACTTAAAAAGAGTACGGTTGATGATTAAGAAATCACACCATAAAAGAAAAAGAATTCCAATGTTCTATTTTTAA